DNA sequence from the Brienomyrus brachyistius isolate T26 chromosome 18, BBRACH_0.4, whole genome shotgun sequence genome:
TTAGATGTAGCGAAAGTGGAGATTGTTCAAGACTACAAGTACCTAATGGGGGACATATTGACAGTAAGCTGGACTGGTCTAAGAACTAACATAAAAATGCATGTAATAAGAGTCAGAGAAGGCTATTTTTCCTACGCAGACTCAGATCATATAGGCTCTGCAACACCATGCTGCAGAGGTTCTTCGACACTGGTGGCCAGTGCCATCTTCTACGCTGCGACATGCTCGGGGAGCAGTATGAGAGTGGCAGACACAAAGAGGTCTAGCAAACTGAAACAGAAGGCTGGCTCTGCGGTCAGCGAGAAACTGGACACCCGGGAAACTGCCGTAGATCGGAGAATGTTGGCCAGACTTCAGCCCGTTGATGGAAATGTGGATCACGCACTTCACCGGGATGTGGTTGGACAAGAAGCATCTTGAGGTGCCGGCTGACTAGCATGAAGTGCTCCACTGAACGCCACAGGAAATCCTTCCTCCGCATAGTCATTAGACTCGATCTATAACACCCAAGGTCACTCACCCATACAATAAgctacttccctccctcccttacTCTGTCTTTAGTCCATTTTTTGTATTCTACTGATGTACAAGAACTGGCCTGCTGCTGCCGACTTGCGCAGCTCATACCAAGCCCCTCCTTTGAATGTGGAATATTTCATCACTTTGTCCAATATTATCAATATTAACGTGTAATATACCTCTGGCTCTGAGCGACTACTGTGAGAATATACAGTAATGCACCTTGTCAGGAACTTCTGCTATATAGCATTCAGCTCATTCAAATTCACAGTGAACTAGTTAAATAGCAAACTAGTTACATAGTTGCGCATAGTAGCTCATTGAAAATAGAGTATATGGCTTCTCTCTCGAAAGAGCTTATATGGTAGTTAATTTGACATTTAGTCAatctatatattttatttatatctgATTTTTGTTTATGGTATATTACCTTTAggttctgggatgggctccggaacccccccccccccccccgacccagtaggataagcggtttggaaaatgtatggatggatggatatattaccTTTATTCATTTTGTTATACAGTGTTCATCGTGTCCGATGGTGTCTCTTCAGGTGTGCAGTCGTAGCAGAAACAATTTCAGGGATCAATAAGGTTTTTCTAATGATTCTGACTTTCCATTCACTTGGTAAGAAGCATCACTGCGTGTCTAATTGCGAGTGCCAGTTCACTTTCTGTTGCGTGTGTAAAAGCCCAAAGGTAAGTGAAACGTTACATTTGATTATCGTTTATGATTGCGGTTTACAGCGCTTCACAATGATTAACTCCTCGGCGTTCCTGAAGTCACCGTCAAGTCTGAgatgaaaacattaaaatattacTATGTATACATCGTTGTTTTTGGTTTTACTAAGAAATTCAATTTCATCATGCTGCTCATTTTAAGTCATACATGATGTTTGCTTAGACTATATAATCGGCATCAGATTTCTCAAACGCATACACTTATGTTAAATATTAGTGTATCTGAGGAAAATCAAAATGGTAGCTTCGTGAAACCAATCTACGAATACATTttgtattaaagaaaaacagagaaacTAAGTACTCTTTCTTTCAAgaacattgcattttttatCTAGTAATGTGAGTGTTAAAGGTAGCCCTATAACTTTAAGCTACACGTTGACTGACGAAACATGCTCAGCATGAATGTCAGTGTTACGAACGGGATACAATGGTGCACCATTCAAGAGCCAAAGTACATGGGGGATTGATTAAGTCAATATTACAAGCAGCCAAACAATGCCTGGCTGCataaatggaataaaatacAAGGCTTTGTGTCAACCTTTGGAAAGTCCTAGGCAACCTGGAATGTAGGCCATGTCCAGCGTTACAGAGCAGGGATCCATATTTTACCCTAAATGCTTACTGCAATGCAGTCATGGGAAAAAGAAAGTACTCCCTCCTTCAGTTCTTTGTCTTTATTTATCAGGGCTTAAACAACAATTGCTACTCAATATTCCATGAGTACTCAGTTCCCTTCCTGAGAAATCCAGTTAGCAGCACTGGAAAGTactttgatttattattttttttaaatttaagtgCAGTTGTGTATGGGGCTGTGGGAATGCTCATGATACTGTCTCAATGTCTTTGTGGACTTGATAATGGCGTATGACTGTAACACACAGGAATGTAACACACCTTTGTGAATGTAGTAATGTGTGTTTATATACTTAGCACAAGTCAACTCGACCCTGCGCACCCCCACACCAAGGGGGCAACTTGCCTACGGACATGAGCTGCATGACTGAAAATGTCTGAGTTTTCATTACTTGACGAGGGTGGGGAGTTTGCGCGCCAGAGGAACCCTGAATTAGAGTCGCTGCTCATTCAGATGGACAGCAGTCGGCTACGGTGGGTCCTGTGCTCTGATATGGATACCAGTCGGTCAGCTTTCAAGGAAGCTCCTCCAGGTACGTCCTGCTGGGCAGAGGCCCAAAGGTAGACCCAGCGCATGCTGCTTTGAGAACTTCTTGGGATATCGCAGAAGAAAGGAAATCAATGGTTGGGTCTGACCTGCTCAGTCTGCTGCCAAGTGACCCACACCACAAAAAAGAACTGAAGATGGATAAACAGATGgatgaatacaaataaaattggtTATTATGCCTAGTATTATCAATATCTTGTTTATGACCAAAGTAGGATACTAACTGGTCTTCCTGGAACAATGACGTGCCGGAACTATGTTCCATCATTACAACTGCATGAGTCTGCTAACTTGAATAGAACTGAATGACACTGCAATTAGagcaaaaatattttaatttaagacAAACACTATTACAATAGTGTATTACAATAACTCCTGGTAGTTGCATGACTCACTTGACTCACTTGAACAAATGAGACAAACAAAATTGAATTCCACAGGTTTCATGGACAAAATATACTTTACCTGCAGGCGCTGCGATTATGACATAACCATACAGTCCATGTACATGTCTTGTAGCCAaaagtggatagttcaggtccagaaagtaaaaaatccagaccgaaattttgtttcaaccaaccaattgagcataaagagtcacagagtactcaactggttggttgaaacaaaatcttgatctggatttttactttctggacctgaactgtctACCTCTGCTTGTGGCTCAATATCTGACTTCAGAAGGAATAAACCGTTAAATTATGTGGcatcactgaccagtgtctgcaGTACAGTCTCCAGCACGGACAGGAAGCCTCTCAGGACCATTTCATTTCTGGGTTCCTGTTTGACAGTCACAAGTAGCCTATCCTCTTCAGAACCGGGACCACACAGAAGCTCGGCGAGGATGATAGTTTCTGAGCCATGGCCATACAGGTAGGCCTTCCAGGGAACACTACCGGGTCGACTGAAAGCCAAGGCCTGGATCTGCACCAGCTGCAGGGCAGCCTGCAGGGTTTCTGGCTGAGAGCTGGGCTCAGAGCAGGGCAGCGACACAGTCTGGAAGGTCTCCAGCTCCAACCAGAGCTTCTCAAAGGCCTCGGGGGTCAAGGGAGGCCCCAGGGTGAGGCTGAATCTCGCCGCTTCCTCTGGCAAACCTGAGCAGAGATCTTCACTTGCTTCTTGCACTATGGAAACAGTGAAGAAAGGCAGAGAAGCACTGTGAAGCCAAGCTGGGACAGAAACCCAGCCCATCACATCAGCCGGTCGCTGAAACCATAGACCTTGGCCTTGGTGAGACACCTCGGATGCTTCCCTGATCCACCCAGAATTTGTCTGGGCTTCCCAACCTAGAACCCACCTGCTAGGGTACAGTTTGCAGCGCTGTGGGCTGTGCCATCTGAGCCGCCAAGGGTGGGCAGGGCAGCACCGTTGTAGCCGCCCCCAGCCACACCAGACCCCGAGCTGGACACTGGCTCCAGGGTGTTGAAATGGGCAGCCCAGTTATTGATGGGCTCCTCGAGGCGGCCAGCGATCAGGCCCAGGGACGGGTCTGACTTGGGGCCCCCCAGAACCTGTCGCGTCTCCTCCACCCCACAGCGCAGCAGTCGGTAGTAGAATAGGGCGCGGTCGCGCACACACATGTCGGTCTCTTCCTCTGCCAAGGGAAAGGGAGACAAAGTCAACCTGCAATCTGCATTTCCATGCGAAGAGGCCACGCCCAGGTCAACGGAGCTCGGATGACATTCCGCCGGGTTTGGTTAAGCAAAAATGATAATTGTCACTCTCAGAAACTATTGCTTTTTTCACTTTTATGTAGAGTTGCCGTTTAGAAATGCTACGTTGTCTCGATAGGACTGTGACGACTGTTCTGCTTCTTTACAGCCTGCTTTGCGGTGGCTCGACATACCGATGCAGAAATGCAGCAGGCGTCCCAACATCTCCTGGGTCTCGGCGGGCCGAGAGAGGAACAGCCTCATCGTTGCCGTCAGGAGCTCCAGCTTCACCAAGGTGGACAGTTCTGTCTTCAGGCTATCAATGTAGTCTTCCAGGATGTAGGGGGCACCAGAAATCTGCTCCCCATGCATGCCTAACAGCCAAATCAGAGCCTGTTTCCCCTGGACAGGAAAAAGTTGAGAACTTGGTCAAAAATATTAACCTCGAGACCCATCTGTTCCAGGAAGACGTCCACTAAGCTACGCCACTCCAGTTGCCCTTGTTGGCTTCTTGTGCTTTCTGGATGCTCTTAGTGTTGTACTTTATCTTTTGACTGTATACTCCTATTTGGTTCTTGCTATATCTCAAATGCATTATATAGTTCTTGCTCTGATACTACTTTatataatatttagtgtagtgacggGGCCAACATGGGATTCGAGTCTTACTCACGTCACTGTCCTGGATGATCTCCTCACAGCCAGCAATGGCCTGACAGACGCATGCCGTGGACTGGGGACACAACCAGACCAGGTCCCGGAAGGTCTGCACCACAGCTGGAAGATAAGAGCACACCTTTAAGAAGAGAATAATCACGGTGAAgagtatagagagagagagagagacagtgtatAGACATCAAAGGGTTCAACTGACTGCGTGTGCCCACTGCAATCCAAAGATACTTTACGGCAGTAGCAGCCCCAGTGGCTCCGCCTACCTGAGGTGATGTGCTGTTGCCTCAGCCCCAGTGGCTCCGCCTACCTGAGGTGATGTGCTCCTGCCTCAGCCTCAGTGGCTCCGCCTACCTGAGGTGATGTGCTCCTGCCTCAGCCCCAGTGGCTCCGCCTACCTGAGGTGATGTGCTCCTGCCTCAGCCCCAGTGGCTCCGCCTACCTGAAGTGATGTGCTCCTGCCTCAGCCCCAGCAATCCCGTCAGTATGGCCAGGCCACGCTCGCTGTACATCCGCCCGATGCGACCTGATGAGACCGATGTCAGAGACGGCAAATCTGAATTGCTTTTCAtcatttagcagacgcttttaaTCAAAGCAATGTACTTTTTTGAGAAAGCGAGGTCTATCAATCCCTGGAGCAAATGGGGGTTGGGGGCTTGGCTCAAGGGCCCACTTGGCTgaacctgggatttgaacctgtgacctttcGACCACGGTCACTATGTAATAATTTACCAATAAAATTCtgtcttatcttatcttgtctTATCTTATCCCATCCCACACCACACCATCCCATCCTAATTATCCTATCTAACTAATCCTGTACACCGCATTTCCATAAAAATTgggacactttctaaaaatgcaataaaaactaaaatatgTAATTTGGTACTTCACTTGAACGTTTAATAGGCAAAGGGACAATGAAAATACCGTACAAAATTTCAGATTTTAGTGCATTTTTAGAAAATGCCCCAACTCTTCTGGAAATGGGGGTTGTATATTGTACCCTCCCCCACGCTCACCAGCGTACCCCTGACTCAGGTCTTACCGACGGCAAAGATGGCGGCCTGTGCCAACTCTGGAGAGACGTCAGTACAGTACGCCTGGAGCTCCTCCAGGACCAGCACCACGTTGTCGTCATTCACCAGCTCCACCAGGATCTCCATCTTGCGGAACTTGATGTAGCCGGGCTCCGAGTAGCTGCAGAAGAACTTCTTGTAGTGGGGGGAGAACTGCGCCGGGAGGCTGTGCAGGACGCGCTGTACGTGGCAGAGGCCCGTGAAGCGAAGCTCGCGTGAACTGGCGGTGCAGGtagccagcagggggccccgTGCCCGCACCAGCGCATCCGCCTGGACAGTGGGGTGCCCCGAAGCCAGCTGCAGGAACAGCCGCAGTGTGGCAGCCGTGACGGCACTGTCGCCGCCCTGCAGGTGGCCGTCCAGCAGGTTGAGGATGTCGAAGAGCTCGGCGTCGTCACGGGGCCGGTAACGCAGCAGGAAGCCCAACGTCTCGCTCTGCCCCCACACATCCAGGTCCTTCAGcctgtttggggagggggggtgggggcagacaGCCCAGTACGTGTCAGGTATCATATCATCAACATGCTGGACCGTGCTGCttttcctggctcccccttttTGCATTCTCacctcacatttacatttttatgcaGTTAAGTTAGCAGGGACAGTGGCTGCTTGACATTGACATCGCACTGCcgaccttgggatttgaaccagcgacctcccGATCACAGAGACAGTACCGTAACccacacacttccactttttAAGTTCCTCTTCCTAAAACCACAGTCAGCGTGTGAATTACGGCGGGAACTTCCCACCCAAAGCTGATCCTATATTCTGCTGCAGAAGTAAATTTTCTTTTAACATGGCAAAGGACAGATCATTTCCCAAAAAGCACTGCACTGTAGACATGGCGGAGTTGGGGAATACCAGGGTCATTGTTCTTGAACCAAGAGTGCTTCTGTGTTACATTAGTTTCGACTGATTACATTGTTGAGTCCCTGAGCAAGAAAACATCTACCATTTGTACTGATAAAAACGGGTAAATCCCCAATAAAGAGGGTGATGGTCACGTCCAGTTCTGCAAAAGTTTACTGTGTTCTGTCATAAAATTCTGCATTGCTTGATACCGCCATGCCCTGGAAGACACTACCTGTTCAGCAGATGGTGTGCGATGGGTTTGTTAATGACCACACCCCCCTCCGCCTTCAAGATCTCCTCCAGGGCCCGCAGGCAGTTGACCATCACCACCGGGTCCGGATCCCTGAGCAACCCATACAGCTCGTTGACGACAGTGCCATCTAGAGGTGGCAGGAAACACAAATAGGGCCGACATCAGTATAGGGCAAAAACAATAGTTCTCCATCCTGTTCCTAATGCTGCCCCCCGCCAGAATGTTTTGAATCCAACCTGCCGCATTAAACTagggttggaatgaaaacattctggcagGGGAGGCGCCTGGAACAGGACTGAGAACCACTGTCCAAAAACCATCGGGTGGCAGCATGAATGTAATGCAACATTAAATAcacttattattattgttcgAATTATACAGTGATAATAATTGATAAACCTAAAGCTATAAAATGAGTACAATGACTAGATCCACACTGACTCCACACCCTACAAGGAAATGAACCGGAGAGCTTGGAGGAGAAGTGGAGGGGTGTACGTCCCTCTGCTAGCAACCGGAGATCCCCTGCTGCTTAGCAACCTAACATATCAGGCCTCGGGCTCCAAAGCAACAATGCCCGACTGTTTTCTAGCTTGGAACAGTGCTGGTTTTTGCATATCCTATTATCCCTAAGGGAGACAGCTATTAAGGTTAGAGCACAGGGTCACACAACATCCAGGGCTCCTGGAGAAGTTCGGGTTAAGAGTCGTACTGTGAAATGATTACTATGACAGCAATggtatttgaacccacaacctcccGGACATTGGCACAGATCCTTAACCTGCAGAGCCACATGTTGCCCCGCCCCCTGCAAACTAGCACATCAGAATCCATGCAACCGCTGTGGATATAAAAAAAGGAACAGCAGCAGTATGCAAAGAGCAGAGGCTAACAGAAAGTACATAAAAAAGAAAGTCTGTCGAACAGGAAGTCACCTATTACCTATTTCAGCATCAGGCTGCAGGTTGCGCATCTTGGCACAGCCGAGCACAGCCACCCTCCGCACGTATGACGCCCTGTCCCGCAGTCCCGTCAGCACCGGCTGCTGAACGTACTCCGTGATCCCCGGCATCCTGATCCAAAACAGGACACAACAGCCTGTAACACAACATTCCATAAAGAAATATATCCCTTAAACTATGGAAGGAAGGTAACTGGCCATTAGCGACAGTTGTCATGTCTAGAGAACATAGGTGAGCAGATTTTAACACAAATGTATGAGAGAAATATTACAGATGGTATAACTCAGTTAGGGAGCATTTGATGCATCCCCTAAAAAAGGGCCccaggccccctgggctggccAACACACCGAAGGTTGCACATGTTCCTCAGGGCCAGGCCGCGCACCATGGGGTTGGGGTCGGCACAGTCCTTGCGCAACGTGTTGATGGCCAGTAGGGCCAGGTCGGGCTTCAGCTTGGCGTAGGTGCACATGTAGAGATAAACCAGCTTCTTCTGCACGATGTCCACCGAGGCTCCAGCTTTCACCATCTCCATGAAGAGGGGGGACATGTCCAGGCCTTGCGTCATGAACCTgtcacattgggggggggggggggggggggggggcactctcttTAAATCCAAAGGGTGCAGAATCCTCGGTTTGCCTTTTGTACATCAGGACATAGGAGATCTTACTCGCACCATCCAGTAGATCACATGTAACATGTGAGAGGGTTAGACAGCACAAAACGCTAGAACTGTATACATCttatacatatataattacTTTTTACAGAGAAGCTCTAATTATCCAATGCGGTAAAATGTAATATCTTTTGATTTCGTCTGCTTTGAATTTTCTTTTGCTACCAAATGCCTGTATTACTGACAAACTTGCATTATTAGGCAGTACCGTCAGATTTGTTTCAGAAACCCTTCATACGTTTCCCTGTCTCACTTTAAAGTGACCAATCCAATTTGTTGTGTCGAAATGTTTATTAGTAAATCCTCCTCGTGAAATTTTCCATTTTTGCCAACATTAAAATAATTCTACACAGCAGACATTTTTCTATCTGTTTAGTAGGTGTAGGTGTGCAAAGCATTATGGGTCACCATGTTAAAGGGAATTATCAGCAGTGAATATCGGCTCATTTTTAACCATCGGCTAATGGCCAATTGTTGCTGTATTAGCCGATACCGATAGTTAACATACCATCAGTGCATCTCCACTGTGTATGACATTTCGCCCTGGCTGTGCCCTGCCTTGTAGCCTGCACACCCTGGGATGGAATTCAGATTCACCATGACTCTGTACTGGATGACCAGTACAGAAACCTTGTGGATGAttatatgga
Encoded proteins:
- the ap4b1 gene encoding AP-4 complex subunit beta-1 isoform X1, which translates into the protein MPYLGSEETVKELKRALCNPNVQSDRLRYRNVILRVIRFMTQGLDMSPLFMEMVKAGASVDIVQKKLVYLYMCTYAKLKPDLALLAINTLRKDCADPNPMVRGLALRNMCNLRMPGITEYVQQPVLTGLRDRASYVRRVAVLGCAKMRNLQPDAEIDGTVVNELYGLLRDPDPVVMVNCLRALEEILKAEGGVVINKPIAHHLLNRLKDLDVWGQSETLGFLLRYRPRDDAELFDILNLLDGHLQGGDSAVTAATLRLFLQLASGHPTVQADALVRARGPLLATCTASSRELRFTGLCHVQRVLHSLPAQFSPHYKKFFCSYSEPGYIKFRKMEILVELVNDDNVVLVLEELQAYCTDVSPELAQAAIFAVGRIGRMYSERGLAILTGLLGLRQEHITSAVVQTFRDLVWLCPQSTACVCQAIAGCEEIIQDSDGKQALIWLLGMHGEQISGAPYILEDYIDSLKTELSTLVKLELLTATMRLFLSRPAETQEMLGRLLHFCIEEETDMCVRDRALFYYRLLRCGVEETRQVLGGPKSDPSLGLIAGRLEEPINNWAAHFNTLEPVSSSGSGVAGGGYNGAALPTLGGSDGTAHSAANCTLAVQEASEDLCSGLPEEAARFSLTLGPPLTPEAFEKLWLELETFQTVSLPCSEPSSQPETLQAALQLVQIQALAFSRPGSVPWKAYLYGHGSETIILAELLCGPGSEEDRLLVTVKQEPRNEMVLRGFLSVLETVLQTLVSDAT
- the ap4b1 gene encoding AP-4 complex subunit beta-1 isoform X2, coding for MPGITEYVQQPVLTGLRDRASYVRRVAVLGCAKMRNLQPDAEIDGTVVNELYGLLRDPDPVVMVNCLRALEEILKAEGGVVINKPIAHHLLNRLKDLDVWGQSETLGFLLRYRPRDDAELFDILNLLDGHLQGGDSAVTAATLRLFLQLASGHPTVQADALVRARGPLLATCTASSRELRFTGLCHVQRVLHSLPAQFSPHYKKFFCSYSEPGYIKFRKMEILVELVNDDNVVLVLEELQAYCTDVSPELAQAAIFAVGRIGRMYSERGLAILTGLLGLRQEHITSAVVQTFRDLVWLCPQSTACVCQAIAGCEEIIQDSDGKQALIWLLGMHGEQISGAPYILEDYIDSLKTELSTLVKLELLTATMRLFLSRPAETQEMLGRLLHFCIEEETDMCVRDRALFYYRLLRCGVEETRQVLGGPKSDPSLGLIAGRLEEPINNWAAHFNTLEPVSSSGSGVAGGGYNGAALPTLGGSDGTAHSAANCTLAVQEASEDLCSGLPEEAARFSLTLGPPLTPEAFEKLWLELETFQTVSLPCSEPSSQPETLQAALQLVQIQALAFSRPGSVPWKAYLYGHGSETIILAELLCGPGSEEDRLLVTVKQEPRNEMVLRGFLSVLETVLQTLVSDAT